A stretch of Leptospira bouyouniensis DNA encodes these proteins:
- a CDS encoding LEPBI_I2431 family sigma-54 regulated protein: MLNTRRTDRITSLEWDDLVLKLFSINEKPEFLVTKIGNISELGVSSWIQHEVGLQERDIVTGIIESDLTRSRISFRGKIAWMKESDDSVQFGIKFSEELILPNFIIARSMAESAA; this comes from the coding sequence ATGTTAAATACAAGAAGAACAGATCGCATTACTTCCTTGGAATGGGATGACTTAGTATTGAAACTTTTTTCCATCAATGAAAAACCCGAATTTCTTGTGACAAAGATTGGAAATATTTCTGAATTGGGAGTTAGCAGTTGGATCCAACACGAAGTTGGACTGCAAGAACGAGACATTGTGACTGGAATCATTGAAAGTGACTTAACTCGATCACGAATTTCCTTTCGTGGAAAAATTGCATGGATGAAAGAATCTGACGATAGTGTCCAGTTCGGAATTAAATTTTCAGAGGAATTGATTCTCCCTAATTTTATCATCGCTAGGTCTATGGCAGAATCAGCAGCATAA